The genomic window TTGTCACGGTGAGTGTTTTATCTGCCATCTTATGCCACGCATCAGCAGATTTATTACCATATAACTTTTCAATCCATAACATTAAGCCAAGACCTGGTGTACTGGTTCGCGGATCTTGGTAAATGATTTTCCATGCGTTATCGCTATTGAGCAATTCATCCATGCTTTTTGGGGGATGTTTAACTTTATTTGTGTCGTAGATAAATGCGAAGTACCCATAGTCATAAGGTATGAATGTGGTGTTCTTCCACTCAATAGGAAGTTTCATTGATTCGGTATTAATGTTAGCGGGCACAAATAGCCCCGTATTTTCTGCTGAATCAATCAGATTGTTATCAAGCCCTAACACAATGTCAGCTTTACTCTTTTTACCTTCCATGCGTAGTCGATTCAGTAATGCAACGCCATCACCGAGTGAAACAAGTTTTAATTCACAGTCGCACTGAGCTTCAAAGCTCTTTTTGATTTGTGGACCAGGACCCCACTCAGCAGCAAATGAATCATAGGTATAAACCGTCAAGGTCGGTTTTTCTGCCCATGAAAAGTGTGAGATACCTAAAGTTGCGAGAGCAATTAATGATTTACATAATGAATGTTTCAGCATGCTTTTTCCTGTGTGAAAGAGAAAACGACACAGGATTTGAGAAGATACCATAACAATTAGGTGAATTGACGGTAGCTCAAATCCCTACGCCGGTATTGCCCGGATCAGGTTCTACGGGTTAATTCTCAGCCTAAAAATAAAGGCACCCCGTTGAGACAGGTTTATTGTAGAGACTTTACCTATATCTGCAATACCCATTATGTTTTTATCTTTGTTTATCAGCACTATCTTCATTTTTTGAGAGGAAGTAAAAATTGGGGAAATATTGATATGATTTTATTTATTTAGCGGTGTTTTTTAGCATATTCTCGGGCTAAGACTATATGGCTTTGATTATTTGCAGCATATATATAAATATTGGCGAGTATATAGGTTTACCAGATAGGGTATGTATGAAACAATTAGCCATCTTTCAAATTTGGTTATTGAGGTAGTCTGGTGATCGATGATGATGGCTACCGCCCGAATGTAGGAATTGTAATTTGTAATCGGCAAGGGCAGGTTTTATGGGCTCGCCGCTATGGTCAGCATTCATGGCAATTTCCTCAAGGAGGTATAAATCCTGGGGAATCACCAGAGCAGGCTATGTATCGTGAATTGTACGAAGAAGTCGGCTTGCAACGTAAAGATGTTCGGTTATTGGCCTCGACTCGCAATTGGCTACGTTACAAATTACCCAAGCGTTTGGTGCGTTGGGATACAAAACCTGTTTGTATCGGGCAGAAACAGCGTTGGTTTTTATTACAACTTCAATGCAATGAAGCCGATATAAATGTTCAGCGCAGTAAGTCGCCAGAATTTGATGGTTGGCGATGGGTGAGTTATTGGTATCCTGTTCGACAAGTGGTCTCTTTCAAGCGCGAAGTGTATCGCCGCGTAATGAAAGAGTTCGCACCTATTGTGATGCCATTACAAGAACAAAGAGCGCCACAAAGACCGGCGTTTATGCATCGTAGGCGCGGAGCTAGGTAAAATTATGCTAACGCGCTTACGTGAAATTGTCGAAAAAGTGGCAATGGCAACAAGTTTAGCCGAAGCATTAGAGGTATTAGTAAACGAAACCTGTAATGCGATGCAAACAGATGTTTGCTCAATTTATTTGGCTGATCATTCGCGTCAATGTTATTACTTAATGGCAACCCGCGGGTTAAAAAAACCTCGTGGGATTGCTATTCGTCTTGGGTTTGATGAAGGCGTTGTGGGGGCCGTTGGCCGTCAATCTGAAATGCTCAATCTTGCCGATATTCGCGAACATCCTGAATTTAAATACCTTCCCCAACTCAAAGAAGAGCAGCTAAAAGCATTTTTAGGTGTACCAGTTGTTTATCGTCGAAAATTACTTGGTGTGTTAGTCGTACAGCAACGTGATCGACGTTTTTTTAATGAAACTGAAGAGTCCTTTTTGGTGACGTTGTCAATGCAACTCGCCGTGATTTTATCTCAAGTGCAATCTAAAGGAATTTTTGGGCAATATAGACAAAGCCGGCTTAAAGCTATACCTGTATCACAAGGCATTGTGATGGCCTATGGCTGGCAAGATAGTTCACAACCTACCTTTGATTCAATCTACGAAGCTAGTGCTTTAAATATTAATGATGAAAAGCAGCATTTAATAAATGCAATTGAAAATGCTGCTTCTGAATGCCGACGAATTAGCAAGCGCTTTATGGCAAACTCGCAAAAGGAAAGTGCTGCAATTTTTGATTTGTATAATCATTTATTGCATGACCCACAACTCAAAAAAAGGTTATTTGCGGCAATTGAGCAAGGGGCTATTGCGCAATGGGCAGTGAAAAAAGTCATTGATGATTATGTTGAACAGTTTTCCCGTTTAAATGACCTTTATTTGAGGGAAAGAGGAGCTGACCTTAGAGCATTAGGTCAACGTTTACTTTTCCATTTAGATGATAACTTAACGGCCCGCGAGCAGTGGCCAGAAAGTTTTATTTTGGTTGCGGATGAGCTAAGTGCGAGTGTATTAGCTGAGATGCCTTTGGAGCAGCTTGCTGGTGTTATTGTTCGTGATGGTGCCACGCATTCGCATTCTGCCATTTTGATCAGAGCGATGGGAATACCCGCAATAATGGGAGTAGATGTTGACCCATCTTTATTGCATGACCGTTTTTTAATTCTTGATGGTTATCGTGGTGATGTATTCATTGAGCCCGAGAATTTTATTGTTCAAGAATATAAGCAAATTATTGCGGAAGAAAATATTCTCAGTGAATTAGCTGAAGATTCTCTTGAACAAGAAGTCACATTAAAAAACGGTGAATATGTCTATATTTACCTTAATGCTGGTTTAAGCCCCCGTTATGAACGGCAGATTAATGTTGCCGTAGATGGTGTTGGGTTGTATCGGACAGAACTGCCTTTTATGCTGCATAACGGTTTTCCATCCGAAGATGAGCAAAAGCAGCTGTATCAGGAAATATTGCATTTATTTGCAGATAAGCCCGTTGTGCTAAGAACATTAGATATTGGGGCGGATAAGCAGTTACCTTACATGCCAATCAATGAAGAAAACCCTTGTTTAGGTTGGCGCGGTATACGGATTATGTTGGATCAACCTGAGATCTTCTTGATTCAATTAAGAGCTATGTTGTTAGCAAACCTTAAAACTCAAAATTTGCGCATTTTATTACCGATGATAACCAGCCTTAATGAGGTTGATGAGGCTATCATTTTAATAAAAAGAGCAAGGGATGAATTAAGTCAATCGATTGATCACATAGTACCTATGCCACAAATTGGTGTTATGTTTGAAGTTCCTTCATTATTATTTTTACTGCCAGAGTTAAAAAAACGGGTCGATTTTATTTCAATTGGTACGAATGATTTAACCCAATATTTATTGGCTGTCGATAGAAATAACACGCATGTTGCATCAATTTATGACAGCCTGCATCCTGCAATGATCCGCTTTCTAGCTCAGGTAAGCGAAGAGTGTCAACGGATTGGTTTACCGGTCAGTGTGTGCGGTGAAATGGCAGGGCAGCCGTTGGGAGTAGCGGCATTAATCGCTTTAGGCTATCGTTCTTTGAGTATGAATGGACGTAGTGTTCCAAGAGTAAAATATTTGATCCGTGGATTACAACCTGATTTAGTATCTGCGTTATTACCCGATCTTTTAACCGCTGAAACAAGTAGTATGATCCGTGAAAAAATTAGTTTATTTATGGAGAAGAATGGGTTAGGTGGCTTTGTTCGAGGTGGTATCTAATTTATTTCACCAGATTTTTCTATCTCAATGCTATGTTATGATGCATGGCGATTTTGATTTAACAAATAAAGTGGGGAACGATGAGTAACAGCTACTTAGCATTTCCGGAGATTGATCCTGTCATGTTCTCGGTCGGGCCAGTGTCTTTGCACTGGTATGGTTTTATGTATCTTGTTGGGTTTGTATTTGCTTTGTGGTTAGCAAATCGTCGTGCGGCTAAACCTAACAGTGGTTGGACAAAAAATGAAGTTGAGAACTTACTCTACATTGGCTTTGTAGGTGTTTTTGTAGGTGGAAGATTAGGTTACGTATTCTTTTATAATTTGCCAGTATTTCTTGATGATCCCCTTTACTTATTTAAAGTTTGGGATGGCGGAATGTCGTTTCATGGCGGATTAATTGGTGTTATTTGTGCCATGATGTGGTTTGCACATCGGACTCGACGCCGTTTCCTTCAAGTTGCTGATTTTGTTGCACCACTTATTCCATTTGGTTTAGGAATGGGGCGAATTGGAAACTTTATTAATGGAGAATTATGGGGACGAGTCACTTTAGATACGCCTTGGGCATTTCTATTCCCACATTCGCGAAGTGAAGATATTCAAATAGTAGCGCAAGATCCATCATTACTGCCTATTTTAGAGCAATATGGCGTTCTTCCACGCCATCCATCTCAACTTTATGAGATGGTTTTAGAAGGGATTGTATTATTCCTGATCTTAAATATATTTGTGCGTAAACCTCGCCCAATGGGCAGTGTTTCTGGGCTATTTTTGATAGGTTATGGGGCGTTCCGAATTATTGTTGAATTCTTTAGACAACCAGATTCGCAGCTTGGTTTATTTGGAGGCATTAGCATGGGGCAAATTTTATCAATACCAATGATTATTGTTGGTGTGCTAATGATTATGTGGGCATATAAATATGGTCAAAATATTCCAGCCCATAAACCCGACAAGAATCCTAAAAGTAAATAAATAAAATAAATTGATAAGGCCATCATTGCGCTTGTAATGATGGCCTATAAATAAGTGAGTATTTATGAAGCCGTATCTTGAGTTATGCCAGCGAATTATTGATGAAGGTCAGTGGGTTGAGAATAAACGTACGAGTGTTCGTTGCCTAACGGTGATTAATGCTGACCTAGAGTATGATGTTGCAAATAACCAATTTCCTTTAATTACCACACGTAAAAGCTTTTTTAAGGCTGCGATAGCTGAGTTACTTGGCTATTTGCGTGGCTATGATAATGCAAAGCAGTTCCGAGAAATTGGTTGTAACACTTGGAATGCTAATGCTAATGAAAATCAGGCTTGGCTAAATAATCCACACCGTAAAGGTGAGGATGATATGGGCAGAGTTTATGGTGTTCAGGGACGTTCGTGGTTACGTCCAGATGGCTCACATCTTGATCAGCTTAAAAAAGTTGTCGATAACTTAAAAAATGGGATAGATGATCGTGCTGAAATTATAACGTTTTATAACCCGGGTGAATTTGAAATGGGTTGTTTACGTCCTTGCATGCATACTCATACTTTTTCACTATTAGGCGATACACTTCATTTAACGTCGTATCAACGTAGCTGTGATGTTCCACTGGGCTTAAATTTCAATCAAGTCCAGTGTTTTGTATTCCTTGCTCTTATGGCTCGAATTACAGGTCATAAACCCGGTAAGGCTTATCACAAAATTGTGAATGCTCATATTTATGAAAATCAATTACCTTTGATGCGTGATGTACAATTAAAGCGTGAACCTTTCCCTTTACCATCATTGTTTATTAATCCGCAAATCAAGACATTGGAAGATATTGAAACTTGGGTGAGTACTGATGATTTCACTTTAGAGGGATATCAGTATCACGAAGCTATACGTTATCCATTTACAGTTTAATTATTCTTTGAGATTGTTGGCAAAGCGCGGGGAAATCCTAGTTCCCCGCTTTGTGTTATCAATTGAAAATCAATATATTGATCTTCCTCCGTTTATTTTAAAGTGCATTATCATTGTTACTAAACAAACTGTGTTGGTTAGTAACTCGCAATTTTGAATTAAGCACTCCAAAACCTCATTTTAATAATGTTATTTTGGAGGCTTAATTGATTAGTTATAAATTGAATTGATTAATCTTTAAATTTGTTTTGTTTATCCTCCTTTTTAATATCTGAAGCTCTTTGTCACTAGCGACGAGCTCTGTACTTTTTTTATCGTTTTCCTACCAAATTAGTGATCTTTATTTTTACCAACAATTTTAAGTTGCGAGCCGCTTCGCAAATCGACCAATGCCTCTTTGTAAATTCAATGATTGCTTGCGAAACGGCTCGTAAATTTAAATCTAAGTTTTGGTATTGCTGATTTTTATTACTGATATTGGCTGTGTTCTTGGAAGAAGGGATAACAAAATGAAAATTAGGAACCAACAAAATGGATTTACGTTAATTGAAATATTAGTTGTGATATTTATTTGTTCATTTGCATTAATTCCTGCTTTACATAATTGGCATAAGCAACAACAACGTGAGTATTTAATTGATACAGCTCGGCAAGTTGCTGCATTTATTTATCGCCATTTTATGGAAGGAATTTATCTAAACCAACATCGTATTTTATTTGTAGACCCACTAAAAGATAATTGGAAAATTACCATAAAAGATGCAATTACGAAGGATCAAATAGGGCAATTAGTAGCTGATAAATTTAATCATGTGGCGATAAAGTCAGCAACGCGTACCTCAATTGATTTATATGGTAAGCAAGGAACCAGTCATGCTTTTCGCATTGAACTACAGAATGATTTTGGGCAAATGACCATTTTTATGTCTGCTAGCGGTAGGGTTAGAGGTTGTAGTAATAAAAAAATTGTAGGTGTTCCACATTGTTAGTGCCTCATTGTATGAATAAAAATGATCAATTAGGTTTTTCATTGCTTGAAACTCTCATTGCAATGGGGTTAAGCAGTTTTATCTGTATTGCTGCCATATCCGTATTTCCTGCTTTATTTAAACAGACTCATCATTCTTACATTCAATATCAAATAGATAGAGAAGTTAGGCAAGTTCTTATTAATATGGAGAAAGACTTTAGGCGAATTGGTTATTGTAGCCGACAGTTTTGTGATGGTACTGCAATTAAAATAGAGGCTAAATTTTTAAGTAGATTGCCAAATTCATGTATTGTTTTTGCTTATGATCAGGATTTATCTGGAGCATGGCGTAACGGGGGAGCTCGTAGTAAAGAAACTGATTTTTTTGGGTATAGATTAAACAATAATAAATTGGAATCTAATAGAAACGTGATGGATTGTAATGGTAGCCGCTGGCAATCCTTATTCGATCCCCAAGTAATTAAAGTCAATAAGTTATCTTTTACTTGGCATAAAGAACACTCTTTATTAGAAGTCAAACTTATTGTTAAAACACCATTGTTACCTAACAAAGAATTGAGTTATAGAACCACTGTATTATTGAGGAATGTTTAATGGCGGCATTGCAGACTCAAAAAGGAAATATTGCTTTAATTATGGTCGTTATCTTAATGACAATGGCACTACTATTATTAAAAGCATTACATTTTTACCAAGAAAGTGCGCGTGATGAATTTTTCCGTGAGAAGAGGTTTTTTGAAACTTTTAATCTAGCTGAATCTGCATTATCTTGGGGGTTAACGCAAAATTGGCAGCTATTTGGTTCAATAGATACAGATTGGGAATGTTTACAGCATCAAAAACCATATTGGGAAAGCTGCTTAAAGCATTATAAAGGCAATGATTTTATATTATTAGGTCGAAGTTTTTATAACGACACACAATATATCAATGTATATCGTTGGGTTAATCCTTTAGCAGGTTCTCAGAAAGTGCAAGCAAGGGAAAATGGTTGGCTAGACTATTGCCCTGTAAAAAAGAAAGGGTTTTGCTAATGAAGCAAAACCAAATAATACAGCAGCAAGGTTTCGCCTTGATAGAATCAATTATTGCGATGGTTGTCTTTGCTATCTTATTAGTCGCTCTGCTAAACTATAGCCAATATATCACTTTGAATTTTAATCAAATATTTCAGCATTCAGCAGTAATAAGAGAGTTAAATAGCCAGTTAGAATATAAATCATCAATGAAAGCGGTGGAGCGTGAAAACCAGAAGCCGCTTTCCCCCAATTGGCAGCTAAACTTACAAGATTTTTCGGTGTCAGAGAATTGTACTGATACAACCGTCGCCTTATCGAACCCGAGGCAAAAATTTGTACTGACCCGTAGGGTTTGTAGAACAGGAGATAATAATGTTTCAGGTTTATCATTCTAATCAATTAGATATATTAAAAGAGTTGATTGCTCATTTGATAGAGAATGAACCACTTTCTCACCCGTTCGAAAAAGAAATCATTCTAGTACAAAGTCCCGGAATGTCTCAGTGGCTACAAATTGAATTAGCTAAACGTTTTGGCATTGCTGCTAATATTTATTACCCGCTTCCTGCTACTTTTATTTGGGATATGTTTCGCCGTGTTCTACCTAATATTCCAAAAGAGAGTGCATTTACTAAGCAAGCCATGTCTTGGAAGTTGATGAAAATTCTTCCTGAAGTGATTCATGAAGAAGAATTTGCACCTTTACGTCACTACCTCCAGCAAGACCTAGATAAACGAAAACTGCATCAATTATCGGGGCGAATTGCAGATTTATTTGACCAA from Providencia sneebia DSM 19967 includes these protein-coding regions:
- the thiB gene encoding thiamine ABC transporter substrate binding subunit; the encoded protein is MLKHSLCKSLIALATLGISHFSWAEKPTLTVYTYDSFAAEWGPGPQIKKSFEAQCDCELKLVSLGDGVALLNRLRMEGKKSKADIVLGLDNNLIDSAENTGLFVPANINTESMKLPIEWKNTTFIPYDYGYFAFIYDTNKVKHPPKSMDELLNSDNAWKIIYQDPRTSTPGLGLMLWIEKLYGNKSADAWHKMADKTLTVTKGWSESYGLFLKGEGDFVLSYTSSPGYQMLNDKKDNYAAALFDEGHYMQIEVAAQLKNSAQPELAKQFLQFMLTPEFQNTLPTTNWMYPVIDIPLPEVYSALPLPKKSLLFSSQEVAKERQNWVRLWQTAVSR
- the rppH gene encoding RNA pyrophosphohydrolase, coding for MIDDDGYRPNVGIVICNRQGQVLWARRYGQHSWQFPQGGINPGESPEQAMYRELYEEVGLQRKDVRLLASTRNWLRYKLPKRLVRWDTKPVCIGQKQRWFLLQLQCNEADINVQRSKSPEFDGWRWVSYWYPVRQVVSFKREVYRRVMKEFAPIVMPLQEQRAPQRPAFMHRRRGAR
- the ptsP gene encoding phosphoenolpyruvate--protein phosphotransferase, coding for MLTRLREIVEKVAMATSLAEALEVLVNETCNAMQTDVCSIYLADHSRQCYYLMATRGLKKPRGIAIRLGFDEGVVGAVGRQSEMLNLADIREHPEFKYLPQLKEEQLKAFLGVPVVYRRKLLGVLVVQQRDRRFFNETEESFLVTLSMQLAVILSQVQSKGIFGQYRQSRLKAIPVSQGIVMAYGWQDSSQPTFDSIYEASALNINDEKQHLINAIENAASECRRISKRFMANSQKESAAIFDLYNHLLHDPQLKKRLFAAIEQGAIAQWAVKKVIDDYVEQFSRLNDLYLRERGADLRALGQRLLFHLDDNLTAREQWPESFILVADELSASVLAEMPLEQLAGVIVRDGATHSHSAILIRAMGIPAIMGVDVDPSLLHDRFLILDGYRGDVFIEPENFIVQEYKQIIAEENILSELAEDSLEQEVTLKNGEYVYIYLNAGLSPRYERQINVAVDGVGLYRTELPFMLHNGFPSEDEQKQLYQEILHLFADKPVVLRTLDIGADKQLPYMPINEENPCLGWRGIRIMLDQPEIFLIQLRAMLLANLKTQNLRILLPMITSLNEVDEAIILIKRARDELSQSIDHIVPMPQIGVMFEVPSLLFLLPELKKRVDFISIGTNDLTQYLLAVDRNNTHVASIYDSLHPAMIRFLAQVSEECQRIGLPVSVCGEMAGQPLGVAALIALGYRSLSMNGRSVPRVKYLIRGLQPDLVSALLPDLLTAETSSMIREKISLFMEKNGLGGFVRGGI
- the lgt gene encoding prolipoprotein diacylglyceryl transferase encodes the protein MSNSYLAFPEIDPVMFSVGPVSLHWYGFMYLVGFVFALWLANRRAAKPNSGWTKNEVENLLYIGFVGVFVGGRLGYVFFYNLPVFLDDPLYLFKVWDGGMSFHGGLIGVICAMMWFAHRTRRRFLQVADFVAPLIPFGLGMGRIGNFINGELWGRVTLDTPWAFLFPHSRSEDIQIVAQDPSLLPILEQYGVLPRHPSQLYEMVLEGIVLFLILNIFVRKPRPMGSVSGLFLIGYGAFRIIVEFFRQPDSQLGLFGGISMGQILSIPMIIVGVLMIMWAYKYGQNIPAHKPDKNPKSK
- a CDS encoding thymidylate synthase → MKPYLELCQRIIDEGQWVENKRTSVRCLTVINADLEYDVANNQFPLITTRKSFFKAAIAELLGYLRGYDNAKQFREIGCNTWNANANENQAWLNNPHRKGEDDMGRVYGVQGRSWLRPDGSHLDQLKKVVDNLKNGIDDRAEIITFYNPGEFEMGCLRPCMHTHTFSLLGDTLHLTSYQRSCDVPLGLNFNQVQCFVFLALMARITGHKPGKAYHKIVNAHIYENQLPLMRDVQLKREPFPLPSLFINPQIKTLEDIETWVSTDDFTLEGYQYHEAIRYPFTV
- a CDS encoding prepilin-type N-terminal cleavage/methylation domain-containing protein, with translation MKIRNQQNGFTLIEILVVIFICSFALIPALHNWHKQQQREYLIDTARQVAAFIYRHFMEGIYLNQHRILFVDPLKDNWKITIKDAITKDQIGQLVADKFNHVAIKSATRTSIDLYGKQGTSHAFRIELQNDFGQMTIFMSASGRVRGCSNKKIVGVPHC
- a CDS encoding prepilin peptidase-dependent protein, which gives rise to MNKNDQLGFSLLETLIAMGLSSFICIAAISVFPALFKQTHHSYIQYQIDREVRQVLINMEKDFRRIGYCSRQFCDGTAIKIEAKFLSRLPNSCIVFAYDQDLSGAWRNGGARSKETDFFGYRLNNNKLESNRNVMDCNGSRWQSLFDPQVIKVNKLSFTWHKEHSLLEVKLIVKTPLLPNKELSYRTTVLLRNV
- a CDS encoding YgdB family protein encodes the protein MAALQTQKGNIALIMVVILMTMALLLLKALHFYQESARDEFFREKRFFETFNLAESALSWGLTQNWQLFGSIDTDWECLQHQKPYWESCLKHYKGNDFILLGRSFYNDTQYINVYRWVNPLAGSQKVQARENGWLDYCPVKKKGFC
- a CDS encoding type IV pilus modification PilV family protein; translated protein: MKQNQIIQQQGFALIESIIAMVVFAILLVALLNYSQYITLNFNQIFQHSAVIRELNSQLEYKSSMKAVERENQKPLSPNWQLNLQDFSVSENCTDTTVALSNPRQKFVLTRRVCRTGDNNVSGLSF